tTTATGAAAAATACAATATTTACAGTACTGACGAAAGAAATTTTCCACTGATGACAATAAGTCCAAATCAGTCAATGTCGGCAAACCAATAAGTGAAAAGCAGGTTAAACCATTAATCGGTTAACTTACACAGTAAAAGTCATCAGCCAACATACAACTAACAAACTGGCTAAATTCCAAAATGCTGGCTTCATAATGTTTTGACAGtaacttttaaataatttgaCCATTTTAGATTtaggggtttcaatagaagggGGCAACTGGCAAATTTTACCACCTAATTTTCCAAATCATCACCGCCACTACTTtctatattaaatttcatttgactCCTTAAAAATTATTGTGTTTACTTAAATTATCAATatttagtactgaatttgatgccagaatgcaagaaatggcatttccaggCTTCTAGATTGCAacttttctgggggagcatgcccctaGATCCTCCTAGGGGGAGGGGCCTTACAGTCCCTCAAGTGTTACAACCTCCTACTTTAATAGGGTCTGCCGTCTACTTCAGAACGTATTGCAACCCCTGCAgacttgtttgacaccaaattcaGTGTTCTCCCttagttttagctcagcaggtaaaggacaattcctgaccagtattttttaaaacaacttatatagttttagtgaaacttcaagaggttgcaggcagtaagaagttcttagaactgtcGCTTgaagcggtaaattttaccggttaccgcctgataaggagaaccctGCAAATTCTTATGGTTCTCTTCCAGTGGTGGATCTAGGTGAGGCCcttattttggcaaaaaaaaacataacaaaatcaTGAAAAAACGCAGAAGGAAGAAAAGCCGGCAGGGCAAGCAATATTcgcaaatcaattttgtttcaacatctAAAAAAAAACCGGGCCCCCTCTTAGCTCAAGGTCTGGATCTGCCACTGACTTCCCTGTTAATATTGCACCACTGTGTCTTTTGAAACTATTAAGCTTACCTTTCACAATTTTCTAACCTTATCTGTTGCTGATGCTCCACAGAAAAGCTCATAATCCTGCAGTTTGTTTATAGTTGGATTGTCTCCACAAACACAGCACCCCTGTTGCTTTGGTCGCAATTTGATTGTAAGGAATCTGCCGTCAAGAGCATCGTAAACAAGCATCTTTTGACAAAATGACGCTGTGATGATAATGTCAAGGATTTAATTGAGAAAATCCACAACGCACGATTGTTCCAAAATTATATTATTGGTCCAATCAATACCATTATTTTGAGGATAAAAAGCCAAATGAAGCAAtcattcgtcagagcgaaacaGATTAGCATTAGATGAAGGGCTCCTGCTCTGATACAGGTGAAAGCTCAAATACATCATTTTATATttgtgtgcttagttacctggcctttgaatgaaagtgaggttagAGTTGACAGGTTGCTTTGATAGAGACCTCACTGCTTTTCCTACATAAATTCATACTAATTAGCAcaagaacagcatcattaacatgaggattaagcagggaggtttccatcaaaacaaggtcaactccagccttaCTCTCATTTGAAGGTCAGGCAACTAAGAtcactgtaaaatggtctatagAGTATTTTCACTCATGTGATCACttagcatgtttttcaaccaaaacaaaaaaaaacgtttgcataagaatagagttcagtTCCCagagggacaccaacatggctgccattCCTTTGCTTAGGGATGCCAACATGGCCGACGTGCTGTctcgtgaaaacactctattgtcagctttgctaattttttttatggtggAAATGTAACCTtcatcaacttgcttgataccaaTTTTTCACATTTCATTTTGCCACTGACACTGCTATGCAGACACTAAACTTTTCATTCAAAAATATATACGTAGGATACATTTAAGTCCAATGGCAATCTTTATCGCCTCCAATGCTTGCAATGTTCCTATTATCCCTGGGACTGGAGTTTAGAAACATCAATCAATCAGCAAGGTAATTGTATGGAGTAAGAGCAGGTCAACAAAACTGATGCTCACAGCTCAATTATTAAGCCACTGTAAAAATTACAGTGTGACAACCCACCTCTTGCACCAAAATTGATaataaattttcttcatttatttaAGATCCTGCAGTAACCTTATTTCAAACAGTTTTTGGCAAATTTCACTTTGAACCGTCTAGCAGTTATTTGTCTAGTACAAGGACAAAATAGCCATACCTGGACCCAGGACCCCAGAGTCAGAGCAGTTCCCAACAGATTCAGGTGGAGGAGGATTGGGGAATAAGCAGCGGTAACATGGTCCATTTTCATAGTTGTACACGTTTAGCTGAAAGACATGAGACAAactttttaataaataaatacattttataCTGGTAATTATTGTTGAGATAATACTATGTACAAAATCAACTAGTATTACTAcccaaagtaaaaaaaaaggttattatGTGTCTTTTTTTCATTCTTGGCTACAAGTGACATCAATGGAAGAGCCCCACCCCCACTCTCAAGAGCAAATGACATTGATACACAAGAGTCCCACCCCTCTCACTCAAAATTCTAAATAATTTGGAAAAATTTTGTGTGGGAGTGGTGGGGCTCTTGTGTGTCAATGCCATTTCCTTTTAAGGGGAGGGAGAGAGGGTGGGGCTCTTGCATTGGTTCCACTTGCAGCCAAGATCAGTCCATGtcagaaaaaaatgtcttctgtCTAGAAGATCGCCACGGGGACACAGACTTTGGACAAAATTTTTCCTGCACAGACCTCCTTACTGGTGAATAACTTGTAATATCTAGTTGGCTGGTCACAGACCAGATTAAATATTAGGGATGAGCTCCTCTATAGTCACCTACAATAAAATTCATCATGCATGCACACAGTACCTGCCCCTCAAATCTAAGAGCACTTCCAGATACTAAAGGTTTACCAGCTAGAACACAGGCATCATTCAGCAGATacctaaaatattaataataaaggAATGACAACGATATTATAAAATACTTAAATGGCATCTCAAAATCAAAATCCCAATGGCATCTATATAATTATGTAAGAATATTATTAGTTTTAATAGCTgatcaattgaaaaaaaatattgaaccaAGAaattttgtgggaaaaattAATGTCACTCTTCTTCAAGAAAGCACAAAAGCAGGACATAAGttaaattactattattattttaataattattattattatctgaaAAAAGCATTACATATATCATTattatgatattaataatattaatatatttgAGGAGGGTTTTGGACATTCATCCTCCTTATTTTCACATCAATGAGCAGTATAGGAAAAGAGTGCTTGCAATATAGTAGAATGGTGTATCTGATCTCTGTTGAGAAAGGAGAGGATTATGCTAAAACAACCTCTTGGATAAGACCAAGGAAATGTTTTGCTTTATTAAGATCCGCACTAATCTGCCTTAAAGGGTTGAGAGCTAGAAGAAAAGCCTTTTTTGATTTTATGAGCATTGAAACTGACATTGAAATCCAAGAAGGAGCCATAACGTAATATTTAACAATACTTTTAATAATTGCCATCACCTTAGAAAtactttttaaatatttgtacggattttaaaataatgaatacCATATCATTTTTTACCATTCCAGTAGATCATataataatgtaaattttatGTTTGTGAAGTAGTCAACaacatttttgattattattatatgatgacaatgatgatgatgatgattattattattattttatttctttggaaAGACTCTGgtcaacagaaaaaaagagaaatttaatTCACCACATGAACCAAAAGTCGCTTGAAGGCACCTGAAGTACTGAAAAGACTGGTATAAAAGAAATGTACAGTCACGGTGATAacatatttacaataataacattattattcattatcaATTAACAAGAAGTTGTTTTACCTTGTCGCTACATTATCTGTTGCATCCAGAACCACATCATATGTTTGTTAATTAAGGACTGTATACTGTCAGAACCACAACAAATATAGCTAGTTTGTTAGTACAGAGTCAGCTATTTTACAAGCTAggacattttttaaacaacagcAAAAGATTAGGACAAATAATATAACAACTTAAAGGATATTTCTCAATGATTTCCAAGGCATTGGTACTGGAGAGCTGTGTACAGTATGGTATGCACTTAACAGAAGAGTtcaaactaaaatgaaaaatcaaagtagttaaacatttaatttaataaacaaacaaaaagaataagTAAAACAGGAATATTACATTGATAATTTGAACAGAAGAAATAAAAGCTAGTAGCCGGTCATCAGATGACAGGTTTATAGTTTATATTGCAAGTAatagcataattattattatttacttacTGATTCAACTGCAGTTTCATAGATTCAGCTTTGGAGATGTTTACCCTGTCTTCAGTATGAAGAACTTGACGATGAAGATTACTCACTTCGACAGTATCATAATCCACAATTCCGATACATCCTggaatttaaaattcaaatcaCTGAtgcgataataataataataataataataataataatgataataataattattactagcGTAAATCATTCCTGATCTTGTGTCATTCCAGCCTTGTCTTAATCTGATGGAGTTACTCCTAGGGATTTTGTTTTGCAGCTGGATCAAATTATTGACATTTCAATAATACCAGAGAGAGTAATTCTCGCTATGGGCTTCAAATCAATTTTCATGTaacagtaataaaattaatgtatacATCTTTTAAGAAGCAAATGTATGGTACTATCAGATTTAATGCCTCCTTCCTGAATATGGCAACAAAACATTTAAAGAGGCACTGTCACAGCCAGGCTTTGAGTGGAAATCCAGAAGattaaaaatgctttaaaatcaatggaaataaaaaaagaactttgtttaaatacactgaattcaatttttgtcatttaCACTTCAGGAAGACGAGGGTGGAAAGGGATTTTTGCAGTTTGGATATGATCAATGtatcaccgaaaaaaaaaaattggataattattttcttttttattttcttattttctttttggtttttggttctGAAACAAGAGCCAAGTttagtttttcaaccagttataaCCTAAAGGCAGCAAAACTACCATGACAGTGCCCCTTTAACCATTGTCATAGTCACCTTTTATTCACTCAATGGATGTTATTATTTTGGTCTTGGACTAGAACAGGTCTCTGAGACCAGtattaaaattaacatttagGATCCTAAGATTAATTTCATTATTGTTCAATGACATGATAAAATACATGTATGTATACATGTGATGTGTTGAATACAGGAAATGCACGtctttttcaggcttttctctCGCTACTGTGCTTAAGAACGTTcacgccaaatttttctaacattgattttttcctggaaattttaccattgaaagatgatgagttagtgatgtcagaaatgtaaaaaaaatgagagGTCActgacttcgttttggagagaacttgcccggaagaacacccaaaatctgtaaaattcgGCTTCTTTAGCGAATAAGGCCGTAGTGTCTGTaagctaaaaaatattgcagttacacctttgaagtgaaatgttctgtaccaaactttgtttaagtggacccatcaagtgaattaagttaagTGTTGAGGttccttaaagaacaagttcacatttagcgaccatagtttcctgcACCTTGCAGAtgcaagatggcaggattttaCGTCCGGGGGACTTTTTTAACTAagtcccacattgattttttttttcatttttggataataaggagataattgtaaataaaatctgtttctgaaaagaaaagtaggggtcaccgagcatcGAAGGTCACCTTCCCTATCATTGCTCATTTTAGTACTCTGCGCGCACGCTCGATGCATGATGTGGCATGTGAATTTGCGTGCGCTGTaaggatgcgcagtagcaatgggcgcgaatgTCTTTAAGTAGCCCACATAAATGCAAGGACCGTCGACCCTTTAtgcactgaaattgtttcaatccacagttcaaacacacaaatttcatgtattcaatACTTAATTTACACTTTTCTTACCAACTCCAGCTGCCGCCAAATACTGAGCTGACGGACATCCAAGTCCGCCAGCACCCACAATCAAAACTGAAGTATTGCAGAGCTTTATTTGGCCTATTAAAACAAAACAGTCAATAtctaaaaatgacaaaaaaaaaagttgttatCCACTGTGCTTCAGGATACACCGGGCACCCATTGTGGCACAAATAGCACAGTTTAAACAGTCAACCTCTTTCCATCACTGAAGACTAGCAGTAAAAAATGGAGGCTTTAAATTCTAACGAAACTATTGTGTTATATGTCAGAGGGGaattaaaacacaaaaatttgcggctcgtggtattttggacaattttgaaaatatcactcgcggtattattgccaaacaccactacaagtcatgctattgcCTAGTATACAAATGTCATTTGATATACCAAATTTACCCTGGAAATATAATCATAGCAGCCCCGGTAGTTAATTTGGGGAATTCATAACATActatcaataaattattgttttccaaGTCATACAGACCTTTAACACCAATCTCTGGTAAGATCAGTTGTCTGCTGTAACGCAATATTTCCTTGTTACATAATCTTTCTTTCAGCTGTGGAACCTCAGGATCTGGCCTTGTGGAGTATCCGTTTGATAAACAGTGTTCTTTCTCCTTAAGAGACAACAATATATGAAACTCCATATAACATTAATATcactttccaaaatcatcaacAGTATGCTTGGCATATCCTACATTAACAAAGAGGAGCTCAATTTATATCACCTGCAGGGGTTCTCAACTTATCCACCCCTTACCCCTTGGTGATAAGAAGCCACAACCAGGGATTCACTTTTTTTGTCCTCAAAGAGGACAACTGCAATAAATACATGATTTTGAAACCAATTCAATTTTTTGAAGGTACTGACACAATATGAAACTTTAGATTTTGTTGAGTTATGAAGAGCGATCACAATATTACTCCCATTGGGTTAAATTGCAGAATATAGCTCCAAGTCGTAagtataaattatttattgGGGTGGTTCGGCACCCTGCAACTCGTCATGTCTGACGAAGCGTCGAGCGACTCTACTTGGATCGTCGTTCTCTAAAAGTAGTTGGCAAGCCGACGAGCCGCATGCAACAACTTCTCCACAAAATTGGCTACTTGACAttattttcaagtcttttcttTACGCTTAAGAAGAAAAGTTGTAGGAAcgttttaataattttttggtGGTGAAAACACTCCGAGGAAAATCAAACGAGGGAAGCGAATAATTACTTTAACAAAACATCAGCTGTTTTTGCAAAACCAAGTAAGCTTAGATGGTTTTATAATCTCGGCAACACATCCGCAAAGTCGAAATTGTGCATTTTATTAATGATTACCTTTTGAGCTAATTGATTTTTCAAAGATTCCAGCTCCAAACATTTCCGCTCAATCTCCGTGCGGAGAACGTTCAACTCGTCCGCCATTTGGAAATGACTGACTTACACGAAGTACGAAATCTGCTGACCAATTTCTTCTTCGATCAGGGTTGGGTTGGGTGAGGTGGACccctcttattttttttttctcaatattattttttaaatctcTTCATTTCtcggatttttgtttttttcaggctgtgttttgcataaaacaaatctaatctattgttgttgttgttgttgttctattgttgttgtttttagggTCGAGAAGTTATGCGTAGGTCATGAGTGACTTCGTGTTTTTGGTATTCTGTAATCCGTCGCGCAATCTACTTTCAATGACGTACCTTTCTATGGCTCCACTACAAACGGTGTATGCATGTACCTTTAGTTTGAAATTGGGAATTGGAAATCACACTGCTCTGTACTTTTGCGAAAGCTGAAAACGTGTCACCTTTCCCAGGAACTTTTTCAAGatgaaaaacacaaaacacaaaCGAACAAAACTTCCGCCTTCACGTTCTGCAATGTGATGTCCAAAATTGTTCATTTGGAATATATAGAGTGAACTCGATCATTTCAGAAAGATATATTGGAGCGAAGAGCCTTAAGTTGTATTTAGAAATCTCAACCTTGGAAACAAACAAGTTGACTAACagcaaagcaaaaaaagataaagaaaaaaggCGGCGAAACAAGATACTGGGTTATTTCATTTCCACAGGAAATGCCCATGCGTAAATGCCATATATTTTGTACCAGTGTACACCAGCCGTATGGAACATGGCGAGACTTCAATgatggctctgaaccttgacatgcgtgtttctgcaagagcgcacatgcaattttcaaatagGCACCGTA
This genomic window from Acropora muricata isolate sample 2 chromosome 2, ASM3666990v1, whole genome shotgun sequence contains:
- the LOC136909466 gene encoding adenylyltransferase and sulfurtransferase MOCS3-like isoform X2 — protein: MADELNVLRTEIERKCLELESLKNQLAQKEKEHCLSNGYSTRPDPEVPQLKERLCNKEILRYSRQLILPEIGVKGQIKLCNTSVLIVGAGGLGCPSAQYLAAAGVGCIGIVDYDTVEVSNLHRQVLHTEDRVNISKAESMKLQLNHLNSSVKCIPYCTQLSSTNALEIIEKYDVVLDATDNVATRYLLNDACVLAGKPLVSGSALRFEGQLNVYNYENGPCYRCLFPNPPPPESVGNCSDSGVLGPVPGIIGTLQALEAIKIAIGLKSSFCQKMLVYDALDGRFLTIKLRPKQQGCCVCGDNPTINKLQDYELFCGASATDKSPSLTLLSRQQRISVQM
- the LOC136909466 gene encoding adenylyltransferase and sulfurtransferase MOCS3-like isoform X1, coding for MADELNVLRTEIERKCLELESLKNQLAQKEKEHCLSNGYSTRPDPEVPQLKERLCNKEILRYSRQLILPEIGVKGQIKLCNTSVLIVGAGGLGCPSAQYLAAAGVGCIGIVDYDTVEVSNLHRQVLHTEDRVNISKAESMKLQLNHLNSSVKCIPYCTQLSSTNALEIIEKYDVVLDATDNVATRYLLNDACVLAGKPLVSGSALRFEGQLNVYNYENGPCYRCLFPNPPPPESVGNCSDSGVLGPVPGIIGTLQALEAIKIAIGLKSSFCQKMLVYDALDGRFLTIKLRPKQQGCCVCGDNPTINKLQDYELFCGASATDKSPSLTLLSRQQRISVQEYKDILDQCCDHVLLDVREPVELEICSLPKSLNIPLRILHKPENQGLLKEAINHLTEKENNSKPVNVYVLCKQGNDSQKAVKILRDTFCRNFTKPSSSREGSHESSSKQETPDSSKTFVCDVVIKDIAGGLHAWAKFIDKGFPVY